A genome region from Candidatus Paceibacterota bacterium includes the following:
- a CDS encoding pentapeptide repeat-containing protein, translated as MDEKMKITIKSQTGEVLYTCEAESVRDAVEDAIKAGVKFANANFRGANFRGADLSGAHFKGADFRNANLRGTNFRGADLRDADIRGANLIGANLSDANLRDADLSDSNLIGANLIGANLSGVYFRFANLSGANLSDADLSDADFSGADF; from the coding sequence ATGGATGAAAAAATGAAGATTACAATCAAATCCCAAACAGGCGAAGTGCTCTATACATGCGAAGCTGAAAGTGTACGGGATGCAGTAGAAGACGCGATTAAGGCGGGTGTGAAATTTGCTAATGCAAATTTTAGGGGCGCAAACTTCAGGGGTGCGGACCTTAGCGGCGCACACTTCAAGGGTGCGGACTTCAGGAACGCAAATCTTAGGGGCACAAACTTCAGGGGTGCGGACCTTAGAGACGCGGACATCAGAGGCGCAAACCTTATCGGCGCAAACCTTAGCGATGCAAATCTCAGAGATGCGGACCTCAGTGACTCGAATCTCATTGGCGCAAACCTTATTGGCGCAAATCTTAGCGGTGTATATTTCAGGTTTGCGAACCTCAGTGGTGCAAATCTCAGTGACGCAGACCTTAGCGACGCAGACTTCAGCGGCGCAGACTTTTAG
- a CDS encoding endonuclease VII domain-containing protein yields the protein MTKPKKRADQLQAKDRRLKRKYGITLDEMIKIYKYQKGLCAICKKPLRAVIPSSKSENGLRIEIDHDHRKKSKEAVRGLLCGGRWAGCNRKLGRIDRPDWLRAVIAYLENPPAQAVLNSEANGDKNEI from the coding sequence ATGACTAAACCTAAGAAACGAGCCGACCAATTACAAGCAAAAGATAGAAGACTGAAAAGAAAATATGGAATTACTCTCGATGAAATGATAAAAATTTACAAATATCAAAAAGGTTTGTGTGCCATTTGTAAAAAACCATTAAGAGCCGTAATTCCAAGCTCTAAATCAGAAAATGGGTTGAGAATCGAAATAGACCATGACCACCGAAAAAAATCGAAAGAGGCAGTGAGAGGATTGCTTTGCGGCGGAAGGTGGGCAGGCTGTAACAGGAAATTAGGGCGCATTGACCGACCTGATTGGCTCAGAGCGGTCATTGCTTACTTAGAGAATCCGCCTGCACAAGCAGTATTAAATAGCGAGGCCAACGGAGATAAAAATGAAATTTGA
- a CDS encoding DUF932 domain-containing protein, protein MIRNGNRNYTPLTDEQIQVFAPSAFAGQAWRERSERYAFIPTSEVIDAMRNNGFYPIQASQSNSRIEEKHFFTKHMIRFQSQAGDMTKVGDSKLELVLVNSHDGTSAYKLMLGVFRLVCSNGMIVSDGMAESIHVRHMGNIVQDVLTGSFELIKRAPIVESAIAAWRQITLTEAEQQSFAEQALTLRYPEGSPITAEKALRVRRYDDNGSDLWHVFNRVQEAVVRGGDRYYNNGRRNKTREVRGIDQNINLNRSLWSLAEQVAISKM, encoded by the coding sequence ATGATTAGAAACGGCAACCGCAATTACACCCCACTGACCGACGAACAGATACAGGTATTCGCTCCGAGTGCTTTTGCTGGGCAAGCTTGGCGGGAGCGTAGTGAGCGGTATGCATTTATTCCCACTTCCGAAGTGATTGACGCGATGCGAAATAACGGGTTTTATCCTATTCAAGCCAGCCAATCTAATTCTCGCATCGAAGAAAAGCATTTTTTCACAAAACATATGATACGTTTCCAATCCCAAGCCGGCGATATGACAAAGGTCGGTGATTCCAAGTTAGAGTTGGTTTTGGTCAATTCCCATGACGGTACTTCAGCGTATAAGCTTATGCTTGGGGTATTTCGTCTAGTTTGTTCTAATGGAATGATTGTAAGTGATGGTATGGCGGAATCAATCCATGTTCGTCACATGGGGAATATCGTCCAAGATGTTTTGACGGGAAGCTTTGAGTTGATTAAGCGTGCTCCTATAGTTGAATCGGCAATTGCGGCATGGCGGCAAATTACATTGACTGAAGCAGAACAGCAATCCTTTGCCGAACAAGCCTTGACACTTCGTTATCCCGAAGGTTCGCCTATTACAGCGGAAAAAGCCCTTCGCGTTCGCCGTTATGACGACAACGGCAGCGACCTGTGGCATGTGTTTAATCGTGTGCAAGAGGCGGTCGTTCGTGGCGGAGACCGTTACTATAATAATGGCCGACGCAATAAAACAAGAGAAGTTCGCGGCATAGACCAAAATATCAACCTTAACAGGTCCCTTTGGTCCTTGGCTGAGCAAGTAGCCATATCGAAAATGTAA
- a CDS encoding pentapeptide repeat-containing protein: MKITIKSQTGEVLYTCKAENIRDAVETAIKAGVKLVNANLRGTHLNGADLSGANLRGVNLSGTYLSGAIVEIVPRISVLELIIHGKRIGEGQIASALKQLR, encoded by the coding sequence ATGAAGATTACAATTAAATCTCAAACGGGTGAAGTGCTCTATACATGCAAAGCTGAGAATATACGGGACGCAGTAGAGACCGCCATTAAGGCGGGTGTGAAATTAGTTAATGCAAACCTTAGAGGCACACATTTAAATGGTGCGGACCTAAGCGGTGCAAATCTTAGAGGCGTAAATCTCAGCGGCACATATCTCAGTGGGGCAATCGTCGAAATTGTTCCGCGCATTTCCGTGTTGGAATTAATCATCCACGGTAAGCGGATTGGAGAAGGGCAGATTGCATCGGCTTTAAAGCAATTGCGTTAA
- a CDS encoding DEAD/DEAH box helicase, with amino-acid sequence MKLTYHAERNRFEAVLATGNAWRADYQAVKGAGFRWDANIKSVWFTTDYNVAAKMAKYADAAAAKILNEMSQRAAESQKASRATDAAVEIPSPSGLNYLSYQKAGIAYAIHRPHTLIADEMGLGKTIQAIGIANATEAKRVLVVCPASLKLNWMREFTKWNTIPNRTIAVANGEFPSADVVIINYDILRKHEFAIRSINWDLLICDECHYLKNYKAARTRQVLGGGKGGDRIEPIPAKRKIFLTGTPIVNRPIELWPLLKSLEPNGLGRNWKYYVSRYCDAHHNGFALDVSGASNLEELQQKLRSSIMIRRLKKDVLADLPPKRRQIIVLASDGLDEIIEREKKAYEAFEQAELESKTAAFSVLANLRHDTAKAKIPFVLEHIEQTLDETDKLVVMCHHHDVVDAIAQKFSGQCVTVDGRTAAEDRQIAVDKFQNDKSCRLFVGTIKAAGVGLTLTAASTVIFAELDWVPGNVTQAEDRLHRIGQTNPVLVQHLVLDKSLDARMVEIIVEKQANIEQALDKVIPSEPQIYSFAPTENNAAPKQDTPNLTDAQIDAIHRALKILANACDGAHLLDECGFNKLDSAFGKSLANAPRLTQKMAHCGLKLVRKYHRQIPQDILCVLA; translated from the coding sequence ATGAAATTAACCTATCACGCGGAACGCAATCGCTTTGAGGCCGTGCTTGCCACGGGCAATGCTTGGCGAGCGGACTATCAGGCAGTCAAGGGTGCTGGTTTTCGGTGGGACGCGAATATAAAGAGCGTGTGGTTTACCACGGATTACAACGTGGCGGCGAAGATGGCGAAATATGCCGACGCGGCGGCGGCTAAAATTCTTAATGAAATGTCGCAGCGGGCCGCCGAAAGCCAAAAAGCCAGCCGTGCCACCGACGCGGCCGTTGAAATTCCTTCGCCTAGCGGTCTTAATTATCTTTCTTATCAAAAAGCGGGCATAGCCTACGCCATCCATCGGCCACATACGCTCATTGCGGACGAGATGGGACTCGGCAAGACCATTCAAGCCATCGGCATTGCAAACGCCACTGAAGCAAAGCGTGTCCTAGTTGTTTGTCCCGCTAGTCTCAAACTTAATTGGATGCGTGAATTTACGAAATGGAACACGATTCCCAATCGAACGATTGCGGTCGCTAACGGTGAATTTCCTTCGGCTGACGTTGTTATAATCAATTACGACATTCTGAGAAAGCACGAATTCGCTATCCGCTCTATCAATTGGGATTTGCTAATTTGCGATGAGTGCCACTATCTCAAGAACTACAAAGCGGCGCGAACCCGTCAGGTTTTAGGCGGTGGCAAAGGTGGTGACCGCATAGAACCTATACCAGCGAAACGCAAAATTTTTCTGACCGGTACCCCGATTGTCAATCGGCCAATCGAACTGTGGCCACTATTAAAATCTCTAGAACCAAACGGACTAGGACGAAATTGGAAGTACTACGTTTCACGTTATTGCGACGCGCACCATAATGGCTTTGCGTTGGACGTTTCTGGCGCGAGCAATCTAGAGGAATTGCAGCAAAAGCTTCGGTCGTCCATTATGATTCGTCGGCTGAAAAAGGATGTATTGGCAGACTTGCCTCCGAAGCGCCGTCAAATCATTGTGCTGGCGTCCGATGGTTTGGATGAAATTATCGAGCGTGAGAAAAAAGCCTACGAAGCTTTCGAACAGGCTGAATTGGAGTCCAAAACGGCGGCTTTCTCCGTATTGGCCAATCTTCGCCATGACACGGCGAAAGCAAAAATCCCGTTTGTCTTGGAGCACATTGAGCAAACTTTGGACGAGACAGACAAATTGGTGGTGATGTGCCATCATCATGATGTGGTGGACGCGATTGCCCAAAAATTCTCCGGTCAATGTGTAACGGTAGATGGCCGTACAGCGGCAGAAGATAGACAAATTGCCGTGGACAAATTTCAAAATGACAAGTCTTGCCGTTTGTTCGTCGGAACCATTAAAGCGGCTGGCGTCGGATTAACCTTGACGGCTGCATCTACCGTAATATTTGCGGAACTGGATTGGGTGCCCGGCAATGTCACACAGGCTGAAGACAGATTGCATCGCATCGGGCAAACCAACCCTGTATTGGTGCAACATCTTGTTTTGGACAAATCCTTGGACGCCAGAATGGTCGAAATAATCGTAGAGAAGCAAGCCAACATCGAACAGGCTCTCGATAAAGTAATTCCTTCGGAGCCACAAATTTATTCGTTCGCGCCAACAGAGAATAATGCTGCTCCAAAGCAAGATACGCCAAATTTAACGGATGCCCAAATTGATGCTATTCATCGAGCACTCAAAATATTGGCTAATGCGTGTGACGGGGCACATTTGCTTGATGAATGTGGTTTTAACAAATTGGACAGCGCGTTTGGCAAGTCTTTGGCAAATGCGCCTCGCCTCACGCAAAAGATGGCACATTGTGGACTTAAGCTAGTTCGTAAATATCATCGTCAAATACCACAAGATATTTTGTGTGTACTAGCTTGA